One Clostridium estertheticum DNA segment encodes these proteins:
- a CDS encoding Na/Pi cotransporter family protein, with the protein MDYKMIFQLLGGLGLFVYGMKLMGDGLQKAAGEKLKRMLEILTSNKFFAVLVGAGVTAIIQSSSATTVMTVGFVNAGLMNLFQAAGVIMGANIGTTMTAQLIAFKLTDIAPFILAIGAVLVMFSKKKKTRDIGEIVLGFGILFVGMSMMETSMRPLSQLDSFKNLIVVLGKYPLMGVLVGLGMTATVQSSSATIGILMALAANSSISLGVALPILFGDNIGTCATALLASIGTTKNAKRAALIHLIFNTTGTILFMLAFKPVLKIVPMFGGDIQRQIANAHTLFNVTNVCIQIWFINVLVKIVNKLVPGEDEKSSALVLEYLDVRLLETPAIAVGQVIKEISRMGKLASENLSNAMQAFLNSDENLMSSVIEHEVTINYLEREITGYMVSLSNTPLSEHQSEIITSLYHVVNDIERIGDHADNLGELAKLKMDSNLSFSEKAISDLAHMFETVKYCVDNSIIALENSDVQAARKAMDVEENIDDMEKQLKNDHIARLNNFECTPAGGSVYLELLTNLERVGDHSNNIAQMVINSK; encoded by the coding sequence TTTCGCCGTACTTGTCGGTGCAGGGGTTACTGCAATTATTCAAAGTAGTAGTGCAACTACAGTAATGACTGTAGGTTTTGTAAATGCAGGACTTATGAATTTATTTCAAGCTGCTGGGGTTATTATGGGAGCAAACATAGGTACTACAATGACCGCTCAACTTATAGCCTTTAAACTTACAGATATAGCACCATTTATTCTTGCTATAGGTGCCGTTTTAGTTATGTTTAGCAAGAAGAAAAAAACTAGAGATATTGGTGAAATCGTTCTAGGTTTTGGTATATTATTTGTAGGTATGTCTATGATGGAAACTTCTATGAGACCTTTAAGTCAACTAGATAGCTTTAAAAACCTTATTGTGGTACTCGGAAAATATCCACTCATGGGAGTTCTTGTTGGTCTTGGTATGACAGCAACAGTTCAAAGTAGTAGTGCTACTATTGGAATATTAATGGCACTTGCTGCAAATAGCAGTATTTCCCTTGGTGTTGCACTTCCTATTCTATTTGGAGATAATATTGGAACATGTGCTACTGCGCTACTCGCAAGTATAGGAACAACTAAAAATGCTAAGAGAGCTGCACTTATACATTTAATCTTTAACACCACAGGAACAATATTGTTTATGCTAGCTTTCAAACCAGTGTTAAAAATTGTTCCAATGTTTGGTGGAGATATTCAAAGGCAAATTGCCAACGCACACACATTGTTCAATGTAACAAATGTATGTATTCAAATTTGGTTTATAAATGTTTTAGTTAAGATTGTTAATAAATTAGTTCCAGGAGAGGATGAAAAATCATCTGCTCTAGTACTCGAATACTTAGATGTAAGACTCCTGGAAACTCCTGCAATTGCTGTTGGACAAGTTATTAAGGAAATTAGTAGAATGGGAAAACTCGCCTCTGAAAATCTTTCTAATGCAATGCAAGCTTTTTTAAATTCTGATGAAAATTTGATGAGCTCAGTTATTGAGCACGAGGTAACCATAAATTATCTTGAAAGAGAAATAACTGGTTATATGGTATCTCTTTCAAATACTCCTCTATCAGAACATCAATCTGAAATCATTACTTCATTATATCATGTAGTAAATGATATAGAGAGAATTGGGGATCATGCTGATAACTTAGGTGAACTTGCTAAACTAAAGATGGATAGTAACCTCTCTTTTTCAGAAAAAGCAATATCTGATCTTGCACATATGTTTGAAACTGTAAAATATTGTGTTGATAATTCCATAATAGCTTTAGAAAATTCTGATGTGCAAGCTGCCCGCAAAGCCATGGATGTAGAAGAGAATATAGATGACATGGAAAAACAACTTAAAAATGATCATATAGCTAGATTAAATAACTTTGAGTGCACCCCAGCTGGTGGCTCAGTATACCTAGAGTTGTTAACAAATCTAGAAAGAGTCGGAGACCATTCAAATAATATTGCACAAATGGTTATTAATTCTAAATAA